The Hymenobacter oligotrophus genome segment AGCTATTACGCCGCCCGATAAAATGCCTACCAAACGGGCTCCGCTGGCCGAAACCATTGATGCCGCCCCTGCGCTGAATGGCAACGCAGCCCCAGCCGGCCGCCCCGAGCGCCGTGGTGGCCGCACTGCGGCACCGGCACCTGCGCCGTTGGCCGCCGAAGTTCCCGCACTCGAAGCAGCTGTGGCAGTAGCCGACGCACCCGCCGTTGCGGTGCCGGAGGTACAAGCCAACGGGCGCCCGCCGCGCGGCGCACAGCGCGGTGGCCGCGGCCGTCGCAACGACGCCCCGGCCGTTTCCCTTGCCCCCGACGAAGACGCCAACACAACTGCCGCACCGCTGCCGCCCGTGGAGGCCCCGGCCCCCGACGCGCCCGTTATTGCGCAACCCGTACCCGAAATTCCGCAGCCCGCCGAAGCACCTGCGCCGCGCCCGGCCGAGGAGCAGCCCCGCGAGCAACGCCCCGTGCGTTTTGTGGTGCCGCAACCCGGCCGCGAGCCGCGCGAAATTCGCCCGGCCGATTACCGCCGCGACGCGCCGCGTCCCAACCGCAACGAGCCCCGCGAGCCGCGCCCCGTGCAGCAGGGTGCCCCCGAGCAAGCGCCCCAGGCGCCGCGCCCCCTAGGTGAGCAGCCGCGTCCGCTCAACGGGCAGGCACCGCAACAGCAGCAGCTACCCCGCGATGAACGCGAAGTGCGCGAGCCGCGGGAACCCCGCGAAATGCGCGAAGGCCGCGAACCCCGCGACCGTGACCAGCGCCGCGAAGAACGCTTTAACCGCGAAGGCCGCCAACCGCAGCAGCAAGGGCCGCGCCAGGCCGGCGAGCCAGGCCAGCAGCCGCAACAGCAGCGGCAGCCGCAATTGCCGCGCGTCGAGTCGTTGGATATCACCATCCCGAGCGAAGGTGCCCTGGAGATGATGCCCGACGGCGGCTACGGCTTCCTCCGCTCGCCCTACTACAACTACTTAGCCTCGCCCGACGACATTTACGTGTCCCCGCAGCAGGTAAAGCAGTACTCGCTCAAGGCCGGCGACACCGTGAAGTGCACCGTGCGCCCGCCCAAAGAAGGCGAGAAGTATTACGCTCTGGTAACGGTAGAGAGCGTAAACGGCCGCTCGGTAGAAGACGTGCGCGACCGGATTTCCTTCTCGCACCTTACGCCGTTGTTTGCCGAAGAGCGCCTGAAGCTGAGCACCTCGCCCTCGCAGTACAGCACGCGTATTCTGGATTTGTTTGCCCCCATTGGTAAAGGCCAGCGCGGCCTGATTGTGGCGCAGCCGAAAGTAGGCAA includes the following:
- the rho gene encoding transcription termination factor Rho, which codes for MYTIDELKDRLLSELKEIAESLNVGNFRRLSKQDLIYKILDQQAITPPDKMPTKRAPLAETIDAAPALNGNAAPAGRPERRGGRTAAPAPAPLAAEVPALEAAVAVADAPAVAVPEVQANGRPPRGAQRGGRGRRNDAPAVSLAPDEDANTTAAPLPPVEAPAPDAPVIAQPVPEIPQPAEAPAPRPAEEQPREQRPVRFVVPQPGREPREIRPADYRRDAPRPNRNEPREPRPVQQGAPEQAPQAPRPLGEQPRPLNGQAPQQQQLPRDEREVREPREPREMREGREPRDRDQRREERFNREGRQPQQQGPRQAGEPGQQPQQQRQPQLPRVESLDITIPSEGALEMMPDGGYGFLRSPYYNYLASPDDIYVSPQQVKQYSLKAGDTVKCTVRPPKEGEKYYALVTVESVNGRSVEDVRDRISFSHLTPLFAEERLKLSTSPSQYSTRILDLFAPIGKGQRGLIVAQPKVGKTVLLQEIANSIAENHPEVYLMILLIDERPEEVTEMQRTVKAEVLSSTFDETADRHVKIAGMALDKAKRLVECGHDVVILLDSITRLARAYNTVQPSSSRILSGGIDAGALQKPKRFFGAARNVENGGSLTIIATALTDTGSKMDEVIFEEFKGTGNMELQLDRKLANKRIFPAIDVPASGTRREDLLMGKEELSRVWVLRKFMSDMTSTEAMEFLKDRMKGTRDNMEFLVSMNG